One genomic region from Lysobacterales bacterium encodes:
- the gcvP gene encoding aminomethyl-transferring glycine dehydrogenase gives MSSTSHLRQPHVAREFADRHIGPSPQEIREMLQAVGCDSLEQLMAETLPASIRQQQPLRGMEPAMSEVEALARLRQIAGRNQVFTSLIGQGYHGTLTPPVILRNILENPAWYTAYTPYQPEISQGRLEALLNFQTLITELTGLDVANASLLDEATAAAEAMAVAQRVSKSKSKAFFVDANCHPQSIAVMRTRAEPLGWQLIVGNPETDLDASAVFGAILQYPDTYGALRDPRAVIAKLHAAGAIAVMAADPLALTLLTPPGELGADIAIGSTQRFGVPMGYGGPHAAYMAVRDAIKRSIPGRLIGVSVDSRGAPAYRLALQTREQHIRRDKATSNICTAQVLLAVVASMYAVYHGPEGLQRIAHQVHRRTATLAEGLRRLGFKPEQEAFFDAISVDVGSQRAAVVEHALAAQINLRLIGNTRLGIALDETTTPETVEKVWTVFGRSLNYAAIEENAASAIPDALQRRGACLKHPVFSKYRSETEILRYMRKLSDRDLALDRAMIPLGSCTMKLNATAEMIPVTWPEFGALHPFAPAEQAHGYRELFEDLKRWLVEITGYDAISLQPNSGAQGEYAGLLAIRGYHLSRGDTHRTVCLIPSSAHGTNPASAQMVGMDVVVVECDREGNVDVDDLRAKAEKHSANLAALMVTYPSTHGVFEERIREICEIVHAHGGQVYLDGANMNAQVGLSRPGDYGADVSHLNLHKTFCIPHGGGGPGMGPIGVKAHLIPFLPGHPELDGGKAPVGPVSAAPFGSSSILPISYAYILMMGGEGLKKATEVAILSANYIADRLQPHFPTLYRNHNGRVAHECIIDPRPLKDLCGVSVDDIAKRLIDYGFHAPTMSFPVAGTLMIEPTESEAKAEIDRFCEAMIAIRREIAEVEAGRFAIEQSPLRHAPHTVHDLVDADWNRAYSREEAVFPAGVARTDKYWCPVGRVDNVYGDRNLMCTCPSPEEYRDEAA, from the coding sequence ATGAGCTCTACCTCCCATCTGCGTCAGCCCCACGTCGCCCGCGAATTCGCCGATCGCCACATCGGCCCCTCGCCCCAGGAAATCCGCGAAATGCTGCAGGCGGTCGGCTGCGACAGCCTGGAGCAGCTGATGGCCGAGACCCTGCCGGCTTCGATCCGCCAGCAGCAGCCCCTGCGCGGCATGGAGCCGGCGATGTCCGAGGTCGAGGCGCTGGCCCGCCTGCGGCAGATCGCTGGCCGCAACCAGGTGTTCACCTCGCTGATCGGGCAGGGCTACCACGGCACGCTGACCCCGCCGGTCATCCTGCGCAATATTCTTGAGAACCCCGCCTGGTACACGGCCTACACGCCCTACCAGCCCGAGATCAGCCAGGGCCGGCTGGAAGCCCTGCTGAACTTCCAGACCCTGATCACCGAGCTGACCGGGCTCGACGTCGCCAACGCCTCACTGCTGGACGAAGCCACCGCCGCCGCCGAGGCCATGGCCGTGGCCCAGCGCGTGTCGAAGTCGAAGTCCAAGGCGTTCTTCGTGGACGCGAACTGCCACCCGCAGAGCATCGCGGTGATGCGCACCCGCGCCGAGCCGCTGGGCTGGCAGCTGATCGTCGGCAACCCCGAAACCGACCTCGACGCCAGCGCGGTCTTCGGTGCGATCCTGCAGTACCCCGACACCTACGGCGCCCTGCGCGACCCGCGCGCGGTGATCGCGAAGCTGCACGCCGCCGGCGCCATCGCCGTGATGGCGGCCGACCCGCTGGCGCTGACCCTACTGACGCCGCCGGGCGAGCTTGGTGCCGATATCGCCATCGGCAGCACCCAGCGCTTCGGCGTGCCGATGGGCTACGGCGGTCCGCACGCCGCCTATATGGCGGTGCGCGACGCGATCAAGCGTTCGATCCCGGGGCGTCTGATCGGCGTGTCTGTCGACTCGCGCGGCGCGCCGGCCTATCGCCTGGCCCTGCAGACCCGCGAGCAGCACATCCGTCGCGACAAGGCGACCTCGAACATCTGCACCGCCCAAGTGCTGCTGGCGGTGGTGGCGTCCATGTATGCCGTCTACCACGGCCCGGAAGGCCTGCAGCGCATCGCGCACCAGGTGCACCGCCGCACCGCGACCCTGGCCGAGGGCCTGCGTCGTCTGGGCTTCAAGCCCGAGCAGGAGGCCTTCTTCGATGCGATCTCGGTCGACGTCGGCAGCCAGCGCGCGGCCGTCGTCGAGCACGCGCTGGCCGCACAGATCAACCTGCGCCTGATCGGCAACACCCGGCTCGGCATCGCGCTGGACGAGACCACCACGCCGGAGACTGTTGAGAAGGTCTGGACCGTGTTTGGCCGCAGCCTGAACTATGCCGCCATCGAAGAGAACGCGGCCTCCGCGATTCCCGACGCCCTGCAGCGCCGCGGTGCGTGCCTGAAGCACCCGGTGTTCAGCAAGTACCGCTCGGAGACCGAGATCCTGCGCTACATGCGCAAGCTTTCCGACCGCGATCTGGCGCTGGACCGCGCCATGATTCCGCTCGGCAGCTGCACCATGAAGCTCAACGCCACCGCCGAGATGATTCCGGTCACCTGGCCCGAGTTCGGCGCCCTGCACCCGTTCGCGCCGGCCGAGCAGGCGCACGGCTACCGCGAGCTGTTCGAAGATCTGAAGCGCTGGCTGGTCGAGATCACCGGCTACGACGCCATCAGCCTGCAGCCGAACTCCGGCGCCCAGGGCGAATACGCCGGCCTGCTGGCGATCCGCGGCTACCACCTGTCGCGCGGCGACACGCACCGTACCGTCTGCCTGATTCCCTCGTCCGCGCACGGCACCAACCCGGCCTCGGCGCAGATGGTCGGCATGGACGTGGTGGTGGTCGAGTGCGATCGCGAGGGCAATGTCGACGTCGACGATTTGCGCGCCAAGGCCGAGAAGCACAGCGCCAATCTGGCCGCGCTGATGGTCACGTATCCGTCCACCCACGGCGTGTTCGAAGAGCGCATCCGCGAGATCTGCGAAATTGTTCATGCGCATGGCGGCCAGGTCTATCTGGACGGCGCCAACATGAATGCGCAGGTCGGGCTGTCGCGTCCGGGTGACTACGGCGCCGACGTCAGCCATCTCAATCTGCACAAGACCTTCTGCATCCCGCACGGCGGCGGCGGCCCGGGCATGGGGCCGATCGGCGTCAAGGCGCATCTGATTCCCTTCCTGCCGGGGCATCCGGAGCTCGATGGCGGCAAGGCGCCCGTGGGGCCGGTCTCGGCCGCGCCGTTTGGTTCCTCCTCGATCCTGCCGATCAGCTACGCCTACATCCTGATGATGGGCGGCGAGGGCCTGAAGAAAGCCACCGAGGTCGCAATCCTCTCGGCCAACTACATCGCCGATCGCCTGCAGCCGCATTTCCCGACCCTGTACCGCAACCACAACGGCCGCGTCGCGCACGAGTGCATCATCGATCCGCGTCCGCTCAAGGACCTCTGCGGCGTCAGCGTCGACGACATCGCCAAGCGCCTGATCGACTACGGCTTCCACGCGCCGACCATGAGCTTCCCGGTGGCTGGCACGCTGATGATCGAGCCGACCGAGTCCGAGGCGAAGGCCGAGATCGATCGCTTCTGCGAGGCCATGATCGCCATCCGCCGCGAGATCGCCGAGGTCGAGGCGGGTCGTTTCGCCATTGAACAGAGCCCGCTGCGCCACGCGCCGCATACCGTGCACGACCTGGTCGACGCCGACTGGAACCGCGCCTACAGCCGCGAGGAAGCCGTGTTCCCGGCCGGGGTCGCCCGCACCGACAAATACTGGTGCCCGGTCGGCCGCGTCGACAACGTCTACGGCGACCGCAACCTGATGTGCACCTGCCCGAGCCCGGAGGAGTATCGGGACGAGGCGGCTTGA
- a CDS encoding methylamine utilization protein, with protein sequence MRRSTGFFLLVGGLFAMLGAGACWGDVVRVQVLDASGQPLPEAVVSVAGLGASAPPADVTLDQRKLRFELRVLAVGREGNVRFLNGDRVNHHVYSFSPVQRFDLRAKRGEDGHSIRFDTAGTVVVGCNIHDWMLGFIRVVDSEHFAVTDANGEATLDVPTPWPEAVLMTSRPFKPELWLESPDYR encoded by the coding sequence ATGCGTCGATCCACCGGATTCTTCCTCCTCGTCGGCGGGCTCTTCGCGATGCTCGGGGCCGGCGCGTGCTGGGGTGACGTTGTCCGGGTGCAGGTGCTCGATGCCTCGGGACAGCCGCTGCCCGAGGCGGTGGTCAGCGTGGCTGGCCTTGGCGCAAGTGCGCCCCCGGCGGACGTCACCCTGGATCAGCGCAAGCTGCGTTTCGAGCTGAGGGTGCTTGCCGTTGGTCGCGAGGGCAACGTGCGCTTTCTCAACGGTGACCGCGTCAATCATCACGTCTATTCGTTTTCGCCGGTGCAGCGCTTCGACCTTCGTGCGAAGCGCGGCGAGGACGGTCATTCGATCCGTTTCGATACGGCGGGCACGGTGGTGGTCGGCTGCAACATTCACGACTGGATGCTGGGCTTCATCCGAGTGGTCGACAGTGAGCACTTCGCCGTCACGGACGCCAACGGTGAGGCGACGCTTGACGTGCCCACGCCGTGGCCCGAGGCCGTGCTGATGACGTCCCGACCGTTCAAGCCGGAACTCTGGCTAGAGTCGCCGGACTATCGCTGA